One window from the genome of Trabulsiella odontotermitis encodes:
- a CDS encoding proton-conducting transporter membrane subunit, whose translation MALLHIRNLSRLLLFSTLAELGYVLLGFGLDSAPGETGALMHLGLQVVMRLLTILSAAYLIKRNGSSELDKLAGSGSRWPLASLLFGFGLFSVMGLSPFKGSFSKFLILYGAMEQGEWAIAAIATLATILASIYYIIVIQRVCLEPDNNAAPVASFTTELLSARWILLFILTAVTVYLSLMPESLLHLAEHYTTASVKTPVPNFETPWHYWVILPYVGGFVLYAVGKINATLRDRCAVVIALATLVLVWQHNNGDSLSHLFSVLFAGLITVAVIYSQAYMRHDEHANRYYFFLFLMAGSLIGVASAEDFGNFYLFWELMTWSSYFLVVHERTPEALKAGRKYFLMCCTGAYIMHFGILVCHTRFGSFDMSIIAAQATQLTPVFAAVIGLCFLIGLGVKAGLWPMHGWLPDAHPVAPSSISALMSGILTKAGVFGLVKIFLIVLGTSLTGHLLAVGTHPAFGMVVTGLGCMTVIYGEVMALREQNLKRILAFSTLAQVGEILAMLGLLTSLSVASALLHVMNHAIFKNLLFLAAGGLIARAAGKKLSDIAGLGRVMPFTALCFAIGALAVMGLPPFSGFFSKFMMIYAAVKADALAVAALFLAGSVLGAIYYLRIVRVLFFSPWKGGAVEDAPLAMRVATGILAALVILGGLFPDYGLQQWVRPVITQIAEHQQWAVPALPTLNLDWSPAALIAIVGAIATFVLGKRAPRRAGTLAVVVMALTLAAVLADAGRYDLLSWWFAALIAGVGVLNLCYAIGYMDHAHSQHRFFFFFVFMIGGLLGVTASKDLFNFFAFWEIMSSWTLWFVIIHDETEEALREGFKYFIFNFVGATCMFLGVAMLCARSDGFSFDAIAHAASTMSLPWLGAGLVLVLTGMLMKAAQLPWRIDYQMHPPTAPTPVSGYISAVLLKSGIYGVLKLFALGGAGLLFVRFGELGSTNTLMYAIAIIATLTLLYAGALALIQNGIKRLLIYSTVSQLGYILLGLALTTPEGIAGGLMHLVNHMLLKDILFLAAGCILAQVHVSSLDELGGLGRKMPLTFGMFLFAGLSLSGIPPLNGFASKWLIYQAAFQSGHYLLGLGAMMSSLFTLAAVLKFAHAAFMGTPAPHLEKVKEAPLSMLLPMGLLSLAALVVSLLPGVLLVPISHLMSVSGLGQINATWTGPLPGTNGWHPLTMWMLVAVVSALGWLFWRLSNRQSQSIHLHQGGVCDLTPAQAHVPASALYQTPERLIRQVLRPQEKE comes from the coding sequence ATGGCGTTATTACATATCCGCAATCTGTCCAGGCTGCTGCTTTTCTCCACGCTGGCAGAGCTGGGCTATGTATTGTTGGGATTTGGTCTTGATAGCGCACCGGGTGAAACCGGCGCATTGATGCATTTGGGGTTACAGGTGGTTATGCGCCTGCTGACCATCCTCAGTGCGGCGTATCTTATTAAGCGTAACGGCTCAAGTGAGCTGGATAAGCTGGCTGGCAGCGGCTCGCGCTGGCCTCTGGCGTCATTGCTGTTTGGCTTCGGTCTGTTCTCGGTGATGGGGCTGTCCCCCTTTAAAGGCTCATTCAGCAAGTTTCTGATTTTATATGGCGCAATGGAACAAGGAGAATGGGCCATTGCCGCAATCGCGACGCTGGCGACTATTCTGGCGTCAATTTACTATATTATTGTTATTCAGCGCGTGTGCCTGGAACCTGATAATAATGCCGCGCCTGTGGCTTCGTTCACAACGGAATTATTGTCAGCACGCTGGATCCTGCTGTTTATATTAACCGCTGTTACGGTGTATCTCAGCCTGATGCCGGAATCGTTATTACACCTTGCCGAACACTATACAACCGCCTCGGTAAAAACCCCGGTACCAAATTTCGAAACCCCGTGGCATTACTGGGTAATATTGCCTTATGTCGGCGGCTTTGTGCTGTACGCAGTGGGTAAAATAAATGCGACATTACGCGACCGTTGCGCGGTGGTTATTGCCCTGGCGACACTGGTGTTGGTCTGGCAGCATAATAACGGCGACAGCCTGTCCCATTTATTCTCGGTGCTGTTTGCCGGGCTGATTACGGTGGCAGTCATCTATTCTCAGGCGTATATGCGCCATGATGAGCACGCCAACCGCTATTATTTCTTCCTGTTCTTAATGGCCGGTTCCTTGATTGGCGTTGCTTCCGCCGAGGACTTTGGCAATTTCTACCTGTTCTGGGAATTAATGACCTGGAGCTCGTATTTCCTTGTCGTTCACGAACGCACGCCAGAGGCATTAAAAGCCGGGCGTAAGTACTTCCTGATGTGCTGTACCGGCGCGTACATCATGCACTTCGGCATTCTGGTCTGCCATACCCGTTTTGGCAGCTTCGACATGTCGATTATCGCCGCACAGGCCACACAGCTGACTCCGGTATTTGCTGCCGTTATCGGCCTCTGTTTCCTGATTGGCCTGGGCGTTAAAGCAGGCCTGTGGCCGATGCACGGCTGGCTGCCGGATGCTCACCCGGTTGCGCCGTCATCTATCTCCGCGCTGATGTCCGGCATTTTGACCAAAGCCGGTGTCTTCGGGCTGGTGAAAATCTTCCTTATCGTCCTCGGAACCAGTCTGACCGGGCACCTGCTGGCGGTGGGTACCCACCCGGCGTTTGGCATGGTGGTCACCGGGCTTGGCTGCATGACGGTGATTTACGGGGAGGTGATGGCCCTGCGCGAGCAGAACCTTAAGCGCATTCTGGCTTTTTCCACGCTGGCCCAGGTGGGTGAAATCCTCGCCATGCTGGGGCTGTTGACCAGCCTGAGCGTTGCCAGTGCGCTGCTGCACGTGATGAACCACGCCATCTTCAAAAACCTGCTGTTCCTGGCCGCAGGCGGCCTGATTGCCCGCGCCGCCGGGAAGAAGCTGTCGGATATCGCAGGCCTCGGCCGGGTGATGCCGTTTACCGCTCTGTGTTTCGCCATCGGCGCGCTGGCGGTGATGGGCTTACCGCCCTTTAGCGGCTTCTTTAGCAAGTTCATGATGATCTACGCGGCGGTCAAAGCCGACGCGCTGGCCGTTGCCGCCTTGTTCCTGGCGGGCAGCGTACTAGGGGCGATTTACTACCTGCGTATTGTCCGCGTGCTGTTCTTCTCCCCGTGGAAGGGTGGCGCAGTGGAAGACGCACCGCTGGCGATGCGGGTGGCCACCGGCATTCTCGCCGCGCTGGTGATTCTGGGCGGCCTGTTCCCGGATTACGGTTTGCAGCAGTGGGTTCGCCCGGTTATCACGCAGATTGCCGAACATCAGCAGTGGGCGGTCCCTGCCCTGCCAACGCTTAATCTCGACTGGTCCCCGGCGGCGCTGATTGCGATTGTCGGCGCAATTGCGACCTTTGTGCTGGGTAAACGTGCGCCGCGCCGCGCCGGTACGCTCGCCGTGGTGGTCATGGCCCTGACGCTGGCCGCCGTGCTGGCCGATGCCGGACGCTACGACCTGCTCTCCTGGTGGTTTGCCGCGCTGATTGCAGGTGTTGGGGTGCTTAACCTCTGCTATGCCATCGGCTATATGGACCACGCCCACAGCCAGCACCGCTTTTTCTTCTTCTTCGTCTTTATGATTGGCGGTCTGCTTGGCGTAACCGCCAGCAAAGACCTGTTCAACTTCTTCGCCTTCTGGGAAATCATGAGTAGCTGGACGCTCTGGTTCGTGATCATCCACGACGAAACCGAAGAGGCGCTGCGCGAAGGCTTCAAGTACTTCATCTTCAACTTTGTCGGCGCTACCTGCATGTTCCTCGGCGTGGCGATGCTTTGCGCCCGTAGCGACGGCTTTAGCTTTGATGCCATCGCACACGCTGCCAGCACCATGTCACTGCCGTGGCTGGGCGCGGGTTTAGTGCTCGTCCTTACCGGGATGTTGATGAAAGCGGCACAGTTGCCGTGGCGCATCGATTACCAGATGCACCCGCCAACAGCGCCGACGCCGGTCAGCGGATACATCTCTGCCGTGCTGCTGAAAAGTGGGATCTACGGGGTGCTTAAGCTGTTCGCCCTCGGCGGCGCGGGCCTGCTGTTTGTTCGCTTCGGCGAGCTGGGCAGCACCAACACGCTGATGTACGCCATTGCCATTATCGCCACCCTCACGCTGCTGTACGCCGGGGCGCTGGCGCTGATCCAGAACGGCATCAAACGTCTGCTGATTTACAGCACGGTGAGCCAGCTTGGCTACATCCTGTTAGGGCTGGCGCTGACCACGCCGGAAGGGATTGCCGGGGGGCTGATGCATCTGGTGAACCATATGCTGCTCAAAGACATTCTGTTCCTCGCCGCAGGTTGCATTCTGGCGCAGGTGCACGTGTCGAGTCTGGATGAGCTGGGCGGTCTGGGGCGCAAGATGCCACTGACCTTCGGGATGTTCCTGTTTGCCGGGCTGTCGCTTTCGGGCATTCCGCCGTTAAACGGTTTTGCTTCGAAATGGCTGATTTACCAGGCAGCGTTCCAGAGCGGGCACTATCTGCTGGGACTGGGCGCGATGATGTCGAGCCTGTTCACCCTGGCGGCGGTGTTGAAGTTCGCCCATGCGGCCTTTATGGGAACGCCTGCGCCACACCTGGAAAAAGTCAAAGAGGCACCGCTGAGCATGCTGCTGCCGATGGGGCTGCTTAGCCTGGCAGCGCTGGTTGTCAGCCTGCTGCCAGGCGTGCTGCTGGTGCCGATTAGCCATCTGATGTCGGTCAGTGGACTTGGGCAGATTAACGCTACCTGGACCGGGCCGCTGCCGGGCACCAACGGCTGGCACCCGCTGACCATGTGGATGCTGGTAGCGGTGGTTTCCGCTCTGGGCTGGCTGTTCTGGCGCCTCAGTAACCGTCAGTCGCAGTCGATTCATTTACACCAGGGCGGCGTTTGTGACCTGACCCCGGCGCAGGCGCACGTTCCGGCTTCTGCGCTGTATCAGACGCCTGAGCGGTTAATCCGCCAGGTGCTGCGCCCCCAGGAGAAGGAATAA
- a CDS encoding respiratory chain complex I subunit 1 family protein gives MMTSFFAPLMILPLGAAALIFGLLLKGVDRIVVARLQRRIGPPLLQPFFDIIKLMRKQTLVPDGAPRRLFLALPTIGVGSMLIAISLLPIANVYQPATGLGDLLVLLYLITVPAVVLMLAGSCSGSVYGAVGFSREMVLILAYEGPLLLALASVAMKVGLAQGGWVTFSLNEIVAYQQEHGAFLFDPWMWPALAAYVLFMPANLGIAPFDIPEAESEVLEGPILEYTGPGLALFHLMSALKTLVVVGLGITLFFPNGPAGIAGVLVLLVKCLVMACLCKTLLRAMVGRMRIDQAFWFYLKWPELLGIIGLICVLTQTQGTTL, from the coding sequence ATGATGACGTCATTTTTCGCGCCGCTGATGATTTTGCCGCTGGGCGCGGCGGCCCTGATTTTTGGTCTGTTACTCAAAGGGGTGGATCGTATCGTTGTGGCGCGTCTGCAGCGCCGCATCGGCCCTCCGTTGCTGCAACCTTTTTTCGACATCATCAAACTGATGCGCAAGCAAACATTAGTACCGGATGGCGCGCCGCGCCGCCTGTTCCTGGCGCTGCCGACCATTGGCGTGGGCAGCATGCTGATCGCCATCAGCCTGCTCCCTATCGCCAATGTCTACCAGCCGGCGACCGGGCTTGGGGATCTGCTGGTGCTGCTGTATCTGATCACGGTCCCGGCCGTGGTGCTGATGCTGGCGGGTTCCTGCTCGGGTTCGGTTTACGGCGCGGTGGGCTTCTCCCGCGAAATGGTGCTGATCCTCGCCTATGAAGGACCGTTATTGCTGGCACTGGCAAGCGTGGCGATGAAAGTCGGGCTGGCACAGGGCGGCTGGGTCACCTTCTCCCTGAACGAGATCGTGGCTTACCAGCAAGAACACGGTGCCTTCCTGTTCGATCCGTGGATGTGGCCTGCGCTGGCGGCCTATGTGCTGTTTATGCCTGCCAACCTCGGGATCGCGCCGTTCGATATTCCCGAGGCGGAATCGGAAGTACTGGAAGGGCCGATTCTGGAATACACCGGGCCGGGGCTGGCGCTGTTTCATTTGATGTCGGCGCTGAAAACGCTGGTGGTGGTGGGACTGGGCATCACGCTCTTTTTCCCCAACGGGCCAGCGGGCATCGCGGGTGTGCTGGTGCTGCTGGTGAAATGCCTTGTTATGGCCTGTCTGTGTAAAACGCTGCTGCGCGCCATGGTGGGCAGGATGCGCATCGATCAGGCCTTTTGGTTCTATCTGAAATGGCCTGAATTGCTGGGCATCATTGGTCTTATTTGTGTGCTGACTCAGACCCAGGGAACAACATTATGA
- the hypA gene encoding hydrogenase maturation nickel metallochaperone HypA: MHEAALTQGLVKILIAEAERHQVERITRVRLKIGKMRAVEPQSMTFCFAAFAAGTLAEDAELVIDALPAIARCQACGNDFEVIKFHFQCALCHSRDVQLIQGDELYIESFDA, translated from the coding sequence ATGCATGAAGCGGCATTAACCCAGGGACTGGTGAAGATTCTGATTGCCGAGGCCGAGCGCCATCAGGTGGAGCGTATCACCCGGGTGCGGCTGAAAATCGGAAAAATGCGCGCGGTAGAGCCGCAGTCGATGACCTTCTGTTTTGCCGCCTTTGCCGCCGGAACCCTGGCGGAAGACGCGGAGCTGGTTATCGACGCGCTGCCCGCCATCGCGCGGTGTCAGGCCTGTGGTAACGATTTTGAAGTGATCAAATTCCATTTTCAATGTGCCCTTTGTCACAGCCGGGATGTCCAGCTTATCCAGGGTGACGAACTCTACATTGAAAGTTTTGATGCGTGA
- a CDS encoding NADH-quinone oxidoreductase subunit B family protein, whose amino-acid sequence MTLLNSIATRSPWLYRINAGSCNGCDVELATTACIPRYDVERLGCQYCGSPKHADIVLITGPLTMKVKEKVLRVYQEIPEPKVTVAIGICPISGGVFRDSYAVAGPMDCYLPIDVNVPGCPPRPQAIIEGIAMAIDIWRQRI is encoded by the coding sequence ATGACGTTATTAAACTCCATCGCCACCCGCTCTCCCTGGCTGTACCGCATCAATGCGGGCTCATGTAACGGCTGCGATGTGGAACTGGCGACCACCGCCTGTATTCCGCGCTACGACGTGGAGCGTCTTGGCTGCCAGTACTGCGGCAGCCCGAAACATGCGGATATCGTGCTGATTACCGGCCCGCTGACCATGAAGGTCAAAGAGAAGGTCCTGCGCGTATATCAGGAGATCCCCGAACCGAAAGTGACGGTGGCGATTGGCATCTGCCCGATATCCGGCGGCGTGTTCCGCGACAGCTATGCCGTCGCCGGGCCGATGGACTGTTACCTGCCGATTGATGTCAACGTGCCGGGCTGCCCGCCCCGTCCGCAGGCCATTATCGAAGGGATCGCCATGGCTATCGACATCTGGCGTCAACGCATTTAG
- a CDS encoding 4Fe-4S dicluster domain-containing protein — protein sequence MIYANAQKCLGCHSCEMACAVSHGGDNGLFAAVRDQLPLHPRIKVVATGEVNIPMQCRQCDNAPCAMVCPTGACRQTDGQVFINEANCVGCKLCVMVCPFGSITVRRTEQQSTWSVTNQGVAQKCDLCASWCKENGKENTACVEACPTKAISLVDMQTYRQALIKARAKELAQSQKNIDLVLRGM from the coding sequence ATGATTTACGCCAATGCGCAGAAATGCCTTGGCTGCCATAGCTGTGAAATGGCCTGTGCGGTCAGTCACGGTGGGGATAACGGGTTGTTTGCTGCGGTTCGGGACCAGCTTCCGCTCCATCCGCGCATCAAGGTGGTGGCAACGGGTGAGGTCAATATTCCGATGCAGTGCCGCCAGTGTGATAACGCCCCCTGCGCGATGGTCTGTCCCACCGGGGCCTGCCGTCAGACGGATGGACAGGTGTTTATCAACGAGGCCAACTGCGTCGGCTGCAAGCTGTGCGTGATGGTCTGCCCGTTTGGCTCCATCACCGTACGGCGCACTGAGCAGCAAAGCACCTGGAGCGTGACCAACCAGGGCGTGGCGCAAAAATGTGACCTCTGTGCTTCCTGGTGTAAAGAGAATGGCAAAGAAAATACCGCGTGCGTCGAGGCCTGCCCGACGAAAGCGATAAGCCTGGTGGATATGCAGACTTATCGTCAGGCACTCATTAAGGCCAGAGCCAAAGAGCTGGCCCAATCCCAGAAAAATATCGATTTGGTCTTAAGGGGAATGTAA
- a CDS encoding nickel-dependent hydrogenase large subunit, producing MTRYQMPVGPLHVALEEPMYFKLDLEGETIKGLHISAGHVHRGMEYLVMKRNFYQNITLTERICSLCSNSHPTTFCMALEEIAGIDVPPRGHYLRVIADEIKRVASNLFNVGIMAHIIGFTSLFMHVLETREIVQDIKETLYGNRMDLGANCIGGVKYNLNAESIAYLLKRLDEVAPAVDEIHQIYTTHSSILTRTRGVGVLPKEIALEYGLIGPVARASGVEYDVRAKTPYAIYPELDFATMTRPDGDVWSRAMVRLDEVKMAIALIRQCLAQLPEGPVSISGLPTIPPGEAVAKTEAPRGELIYYLRTNGTDMPERLKWRVPSYPNWDALPVMMRDNTVADVALIVNSIDPCISCTER from the coding sequence ATGACCCGTTATCAAATGCCGGTTGGCCCGCTGCACGTGGCGCTGGAAGAGCCGATGTACTTTAAGCTCGACCTTGAAGGGGAAACCATTAAAGGGCTGCATATCTCTGCCGGGCACGTACACCGTGGCATGGAATATCTGGTGATGAAGCGCAACTTCTACCAGAACATTACCCTGACCGAGCGGATCTGTTCCCTGTGCTCCAACAGCCACCCCACCACCTTTTGCATGGCGCTGGAAGAGATTGCCGGTATCGACGTCCCGCCGCGCGGCCACTATCTGCGCGTGATCGCCGATGAGATCAAGCGCGTGGCGTCAAACCTGTTTAACGTCGGCATCATGGCGCACATCATCGGCTTTACGTCACTGTTTATGCACGTGCTGGAAACGCGCGAAATCGTGCAGGACATCAAAGAGACCCTGTACGGTAACCGTATGGATCTGGGGGCCAACTGCATTGGCGGCGTGAAATATAACCTTAATGCCGAGAGCATCGCCTATCTGCTCAAACGGTTGGATGAAGTGGCCCCGGCGGTGGATGAAATCCATCAGATTTACACCACGCACAGCAGTATTCTGACCCGTACCCGTGGCGTCGGCGTGTTGCCCAAAGAGATTGCGCTGGAATATGGCCTGATTGGTCCGGTGGCACGTGCATCGGGCGTGGAATATGACGTGCGCGCCAAAACGCCGTACGCCATTTATCCGGAACTGGATTTTGCCACCATGACCCGTCCTGATGGCGACGTCTGGTCGCGTGCGATGGTGCGCCTTGATGAGGTGAAAATGGCCATCGCCCTGATTCGCCAGTGCCTGGCGCAGCTGCCGGAAGGGCCGGTATCTATTTCTGGTCTGCCGACCATTCCGCCGGGTGAAGCGGTGGCGAAAACCGAAGCCCCGCGCGGTGAGTTGATTTACTACCTGCGCACCAACGGGACAGATATGCCGGAGCGCTTGAAATGGCGTGTGCCGAGCTACCCGAACTGGGATGCGCTGCCAGTGATGATGCGTGATAACACAGTGGCCGATGTGGCGCTGATTGTGAACAGCATCGACCCCTGCATCTCCTGTACCGAGCGTTAA
- a CDS encoding NADH-quinone oxidoreductase subunit C, protein MIDDIKKAEALFNQNLTPGFSFTTQVNKWGVATAWVKLTSPVQLLPAAWSIKQLSGRLHTISAYQRVEGKPTEIHEIAYHFDLDGSALTLTVFLAEGQRDIPSLTPVFHNADWNEREFMELYDLNAVGHPNPTRLFIDENIDAAVLQKFIPFSDMVNAASTKALWEKIMQQRGEKQ, encoded by the coding sequence ATGATTGACGATATCAAGAAGGCAGAAGCCCTGTTTAACCAGAACCTGACGCCGGGTTTTAGCTTTACAACCCAGGTCAACAAATGGGGGGTGGCAACCGCCTGGGTAAAACTGACCAGCCCGGTGCAATTGCTGCCCGCCGCCTGGAGCATCAAACAGCTCAGTGGCCGTTTGCACACCATCAGTGCGTACCAGCGCGTGGAAGGCAAGCCCACGGAGATCCACGAGATTGCTTACCACTTTGATCTCGACGGTTCGGCGCTGACCCTGACGGTGTTCCTCGCCGAAGGCCAGCGCGATATCCCGTCGCTGACCCCGGTGTTTCACAATGCCGACTGGAACGAGCGCGAATTTATGGAGCTCTACGACCTGAACGCGGTGGGACACCCTAACCCCACACGCCTGTTTATTGACGAGAACATTGATGCGGCGGTGCTGCAAAAATTCATTCCGTTCTCGGACATGGTGAACGCCGCCAGCACCAAGGCGCTGTGGGAAAAAATCATGCAGCAACGTGGAGAGAAACAATGA
- a CDS encoding Crp/Fnr family transcriptional regulator yields MRVSAFNLVDLLNQPSHQHILRQFHNKKFHKGERVSDSYIRDDNVFIVSSGQLRVFLSYGDREFTLYFLESGDIFSTHTRAYIEAVKESVILMLPTKIFRQHLSTHPDMALQMTGILGDMLGSSWDVIEGIIFHDAKTRLIAFILSLGKERGVVTENGTEFECDLTMEDISLIIGSTRQTTSSLFNVLIKDGDIVRICKNKYAIGDIIALSTRLAEYKA; encoded by the coding sequence ATGAGAGTGTCTGCATTTAATCTGGTAGACTTGCTTAATCAGCCATCACACCAGCATATTTTGCGGCAGTTCCATAATAAAAAATTCCATAAAGGTGAGCGGGTAAGTGATTCGTATATTCGCGACGATAACGTCTTTATTGTCTCTTCTGGCCAGTTGCGTGTTTTTCTCTCGTATGGCGACCGGGAATTTACGCTATATTTTCTTGAAAGTGGAGATATTTTCTCGACTCACACCCGTGCATATATCGAGGCAGTAAAAGAGTCGGTCATCCTTATGTTGCCTACAAAAATATTTCGCCAGCATCTGTCTACCCATCCAGATATGGCACTGCAGATGACGGGAATATTAGGTGATATGCTCGGCAGTTCCTGGGATGTTATTGAAGGAATTATTTTCCACGATGCCAAAACCCGACTGATTGCCTTTATTTTATCACTGGGAAAAGAACGCGGCGTGGTAACGGAGAACGGAACGGAATTTGAATGCGATCTGACGATGGAAGATATTTCGCTGATTATTGGCTCGACCCGCCAGACCACTTCCTCTTTATTTAATGTCTTAATCAAAGATGGCGATATTGTGCGAATCTGTAAAAACAAATATGCCATCGGGGATATTATAGCGCTGAGTACCCGGCTCGCGGAGTATAAAGCCTGA
- a CDS encoding HypC/HybG/HupF family hydrogenase formation chaperone yields the protein MCLGIPGQILEIKDADNLMAVVSVAGVKREVNIACLIGPQQTPEDCVGFWVLVHVGFAMARIDEQEAAEMLIALSELDEIG from the coding sequence ATGTGTTTGGGTATCCCAGGGCAAATTCTGGAAATAAAAGATGCCGACAACCTGATGGCCGTGGTGTCGGTGGCCGGGGTCAAGCGGGAGGTCAATATCGCCTGTCTGATTGGCCCGCAGCAGACGCCCGAGGACTGTGTGGGCTTTTGGGTGCTGGTGCATGTGGGGTTCGCCATGGCGCGGATTGATGAGCAGGAAGCGGCCGAGATGCTTATCGCGCTGAGCGAACTCGATGAAATCGGCTAA
- a CDS encoding 4Fe-4S ferredoxin, translating to MNFLKVLIRNLRQGPSTDPFPFGETFTPEALRGRIAFDASRCSVCRMCEHVCAGGAIHFEQTPQGVEFVLWHNTCTFCGLCEHYCVPKAIHLTNDWHLAHKQEDKYRMIEEGTMLFQTCVSCQTAFLPASPALMDKVYQTPDSVDAAMRQLCPDCRRARAAAQQNTPGIDLTRDPGITQRDPRLNHLEKRHD from the coding sequence ATGAATTTTCTTAAAGTCCTGATTCGCAACCTGCGCCAGGGGCCGTCCACCGACCCCTTCCCCTTTGGCGAGACCTTTACGCCAGAGGCCCTGCGTGGGCGCATCGCCTTTGATGCCTCGCGTTGTTCGGTGTGTCGCATGTGCGAACACGTCTGTGCCGGCGGCGCTATTCATTTTGAACAGACGCCACAAGGGGTGGAGTTTGTACTCTGGCACAACACCTGCACCTTCTGCGGCCTGTGCGAGCACTACTGCGTGCCCAAAGCGATTCACCTGACCAACGACTGGCATCTGGCACATAAGCAGGAAGACAAATACCGCATGATCGAAGAGGGCACCATGCTCTTTCAGACCTGTGTGTCCTGTCAGACCGCGTTTCTGCCTGCCAGCCCGGCACTGATGGACAAGGTCTATCAGACACCGGATAGCGTTGATGCCGCCATGCGCCAACTGTGCCCGGACTGTCGCCGTGCCCGCGCCGCCGCGCAGCAAAATACGCCGGGCATCGACCTTACCCGCGATCCCGGGATTACCCAACGGGATCCGCGCCTTAACCACCTCGAGAAGCGCCATGATTGA